The sequence below is a genomic window from Desulfovibrio oxyclinae DSM 11498.
CGTTCCCGTTCCCGGGTCACGTTCAGGGGACGGCCCTTTTCGTCCGCAGGCACAAGCCAGCGCGGCTCGGGGTCGCCGTTCAGGATCCACTCGGGGTTGACGCCGAACACGCGCTGCAACGTGACCAGCCAGGAATCGGGGATGCTCGCGCGTCGCTTGGCGTCGGATATGCTTGACTGCTTGACCTGCAACTGGTCGGCGAGCTGAACCTGAGTCCGGGTGCCGGTGGTTTCGTGGATGCGACGTAGGATGCTGTCGAAATGTGTCATGGTAACCTCCGTATGTACCGCGCTATGCGGCTTTTCCGTTGAGTACGAGAGCGCAGGACAAAACCCTGAGCCTCGCGTGCCGATCCTGTCCGCTCCTGAGATCGGAAAGGGCGCCGTCAAGGGCGCACATCACTTCGGCCTCGGTGAGCCCGGCCATGTCCCACATCATGTCGTAGGCCTCGCCCACGTTGCGGAACGCATCCGCCGGGTTCACCCGAGCCTGTTCCGTGAACTCCAGACTCCCCAGTGTCTGGGCGGTGTCGTTCACGACAGTCTCGCCGGTCGGCTCTTCGGCTGCCGGCTCGGGCTGTGCGGGGCAGGGCGTCTGTGCATCAAACAGGTCCGGGTCCTCCCATGACAGGTGACGCCGCAGAAACGCCTCTCGCTTTTGCTTGGCAAACGAGACCCCTTTGCCGCCGGGCGTAAAAACCCCGGCAAACCCGCAGGCCCTGACCGCGAACTGGCTGAATCCGCCAACG
It includes:
- a CDS encoding helix-turn-helix domain-containing protein, which produces MTHFDSILRRIHETTGTRTQVQLADQLQVKQSSISDAKRRASIPDSWLVTLQRVFGVNPEWILNGDPEPRWLVPADEKGRPLNVTRERERLEQEVRRELDTLGVGELIIRLREAVPGVVITVGNAAPESQSGEQARQPQ